A section of the Streptomyces sp. Je 1-369 genome encodes:
- a CDS encoding ABC transporter ATP-binding protein — MIGGPGPVLMRGMGPDEAVTKQKIKRGTAKRILPYTKPYRFNIGVLLVVTVLNACNVVATPILFKYLIDDGIVAGDTSVVVWIAVAVAVLALFSTVFGFAEAWYSGRVSEGLIYDLRTKIFDHVQRQPLAFFTRAQTGSLVSRLNTDVVGAQQAVTALLSTVVSAGLTLILVLGAMFYLSWVVTLVSLVVIPLFILPGRVVGRRLQRIMREHMQVNAEVGSFMNERFNVTGALLTKLYGRPASEMGMFSRLARKGRDLGVLTSVYGKMLFLTMTLVGAVATALVYGIGGALVIEGTFQIGTLVALATLLTRLMGPINQLSSAQTSVLTALVSFDRLFEILDLKPLISEKENAVPLPAASATAAADGSRTAPEVTFENVSFRYPKAADVSLASLESIALPSQERTQNTWTLRDLTFTVPAGKLTALVGPSGAGKTTITHLVPRLYDPVEGVIRIGGHDIRDVTLKSLHDTVGMVTQDAHLFHATIRDNLTYARPEATEQELIDACKAAQIWDLVSSLPDGFDTIVGDRGYRFSGGEKQRVAMARLLLKAPPIVVLDEATAHLDSESEAALQRALKSALKGRTSLVIAHRLSTIRDADQILVVDKGRVQERGTHEELMRLEGLYAELYRTQFSRQPSENGDAPVPEPVGGPPHGPGPVLTGGPGGPGGPMPGGPHGAFPGGPGVFLAGPGGPGGPGGPGGPGGPGGPGGARHHQGPGPGGPPPPGHG; from the coding sequence ATGATCGGCGGCCCGGGGCCGGTACTGATGCGGGGGATGGGTCCCGACGAGGCGGTGACCAAGCAGAAAATCAAGCGTGGCACGGCCAAGCGAATCCTCCCCTATACGAAACCGTATCGCTTCAACATAGGCGTTCTCCTGGTCGTCACCGTGCTCAACGCATGCAACGTGGTGGCCACCCCCATTCTCTTCAAGTACCTCATCGACGACGGCATCGTCGCAGGGGACACCTCGGTGGTCGTGTGGATCGCCGTCGCGGTCGCCGTACTCGCCCTGTTCAGCACCGTCTTCGGCTTCGCGGAGGCCTGGTACTCGGGCCGGGTCAGCGAAGGGCTCATCTACGACCTGCGCACCAAGATCTTCGACCACGTGCAGCGACAGCCGCTGGCGTTCTTCACCCGCGCCCAGACCGGGTCCCTCGTCAGCCGCCTCAACACCGACGTCGTCGGCGCCCAACAGGCGGTCACGGCACTGCTGTCCACGGTGGTCTCCGCCGGGCTGACCCTGATCCTCGTCCTCGGCGCGATGTTCTACCTGTCCTGGGTGGTCACCCTGGTCTCCCTCGTCGTGATCCCGCTCTTCATCCTGCCGGGCCGTGTCGTAGGCCGCAGGCTGCAGCGGATCATGCGCGAGCACATGCAGGTCAACGCCGAGGTCGGCTCGTTCATGAACGAGCGCTTCAACGTCACCGGCGCCCTGCTCACCAAGCTGTACGGCCGCCCCGCCAGCGAGATGGGCATGTTCTCCCGGCTGGCCCGCAAGGGCCGCGACCTGGGGGTCCTGACCTCCGTCTACGGCAAGATGCTCTTCCTGACGATGACGCTCGTCGGCGCCGTCGCCACCGCCCTCGTGTACGGCATCGGCGGCGCCCTCGTCATCGAGGGCACGTTCCAGATCGGCACCCTGGTGGCGCTCGCGACCCTGCTCACCCGGCTGATGGGCCCGATCAACCAGCTGTCCAGCGCCCAGACGAGCGTCCTGACCGCCCTCGTCAGCTTCGACCGGCTCTTCGAGATCCTCGACCTCAAGCCGCTCATCTCCGAGAAGGAGAACGCGGTGCCGCTGCCCGCCGCCTCGGCCACAGCGGCCGCGGACGGCAGCCGCACGGCTCCGGAGGTCACCTTCGAGAACGTCTCGTTCCGCTACCCGAAGGCCGCGGACGTCTCGCTCGCCTCACTGGAGTCCATCGCGCTGCCCTCGCAGGAGCGCACGCAGAACACCTGGACGCTGCGCGACCTGACCTTCACCGTCCCCGCGGGCAAACTCACCGCGCTGGTCGGCCCGTCGGGCGCGGGCAAGACCACCATCACCCACCTGGTGCCGCGCCTCTACGACCCCGTCGAGGGCGTCATCCGGATCGGCGGCCACGACATCCGCGACGTCACCCTGAAGTCGCTGCACGACACCGTCGGCATGGTCACGCAGGACGCGCACCTCTTCCACGCGACCATCCGCGACAACCTCACCTACGCACGCCCCGAAGCGACCGAGCAGGAACTGATCGACGCGTGCAAGGCGGCGCAGATCTGGGACCTGGTCTCCTCGCTGCCCGACGGCTTCGACACCATCGTCGGCGACCGCGGCTACCGCTTCTCCGGCGGCGAGAAACAGCGCGTCGCGATGGCCCGGCTGCTCCTCAAGGCCCCGCCCATCGTCGTACTCGACGAAGCCACCGCGCACCTCGACTCGGAGTCCGAGGCGGCACTCCAACGCGCCCTGAAATCCGCCCTGAAGGGCCGCACCTCCCTGGTGATCGCACACCGCCTCTCCACCATCAGGGACGCCGACCAGATCCTCGTCGTCGACAAGGGCCGGGTCCAGGAGCGCGGCACGCACGAGGAGCTCATGCGACTGGAGGGCCTGTACGCGGAGTTGTACCGTACGCAGTTCTCCCGCCAGCCCTCAGAGAACGGCGACGCTCCGGTGCCCGAGCCGGTCGGCGGCCCGCCGCACGGCCCCGGACCGGTGCTCACCGGCGGACCGGGCGGCCCCGGCGGCCCGATGCCGGGCGGCCCGCACGGCGCCTTCCCCGGCGGACCGGGCGTCTTCCTGGCGGGACCGGGTGGACCTGGAGGCCCTGGCGGACCCGGTGGCCCGGGAGGTCCCGGTGGCCCGGGAGGCGCACGCCACCACCAAGGCCCTGGCCCCGGCGGCCCACCGCCCCCCGGCCACGGATGA
- a CDS encoding sensor histidine kinase — MRLTLLYGLLFVISGAVLLTITYLLVNRPTNTVLVSRRGGSGAPGDAGVHMYTRDEVPGAVDSFAHAQQQQAVRQHAAEMQHLLTQSGIALAIMSVIAIGLGWIVAGRVLRPLRTITTTVQRISAHNVHERLAVEGPGDELKDLADTVDGLLGRLEAALDSHKRFVANAAHELRTPLTVEHALLEESLIDREATVDSFRSNFERLLTLSEQQARLLESLLTLSGSERGLDRREPLDLAELTDNVLLGSRKEAERHNLRVESHTHPAGLWGDDALVERLVANLVDNAMGYNVPDGWVTVVTGVRGGCAFVRVSNTGPRIPPTGVSRLFEPFQRIGRKADNGHHGLGLSIVRSIAAAHDATLNAHARAQGGLVVEVGFPLRTTAPPLPHAPYATQAPYAPYAQNQPPTPVTEPYDAGPRSLSAASE; from the coding sequence ATGCGGCTCACCCTCCTGTACGGCCTGCTGTTCGTCATCTCCGGCGCCGTCCTGCTCACCATCACGTACCTACTGGTCAACCGCCCCACCAACACGGTCCTCGTCAGCCGCCGCGGAGGCTCCGGCGCACCCGGCGACGCGGGCGTCCACATGTACACGCGCGACGAGGTCCCCGGCGCGGTCGACAGCTTCGCGCACGCGCAGCAACAGCAAGCCGTGCGCCAGCACGCCGCCGAGATGCAGCACCTGCTGACCCAGTCCGGCATCGCGCTGGCGATCATGTCGGTGATCGCCATCGGCCTCGGCTGGATCGTCGCGGGCCGCGTCCTGCGCCCCCTGCGCACCATCACCACCACCGTCCAGCGCATCTCCGCGCACAACGTGCACGAACGCCTCGCCGTCGAAGGGCCCGGCGACGAACTGAAGGACCTGGCCGACACCGTCGACGGCCTCCTCGGCCGCCTCGAAGCGGCCCTGGACTCCCACAAACGCTTCGTCGCCAACGCGGCACACGAACTGCGCACCCCCCTGACCGTGGAACACGCACTCCTGGAGGAATCCCTCATCGACCGAGAGGCCACGGTGGACTCCTTCCGGTCGAACTTCGAGCGCCTCCTCACCCTCAGCGAACAGCAGGCCCGCCTCCTGGAGTCGCTCCTCACCCTGTCCGGCAGCGAACGCGGCCTCGACCGCAGGGAACCGCTGGACCTGGCCGAGCTGACCGACAACGTGCTGCTCGGCTCCCGCAAGGAGGCCGAACGCCACAACCTGCGGGTCGAGTCGCACACCCACCCCGCGGGCCTCTGGGGCGACGACGCCCTCGTCGAACGCCTCGTCGCCAACCTCGTGGACAACGCCATGGGCTACAACGTGCCCGACGGCTGGGTGACGGTCGTGACCGGCGTACGGGGCGGCTGCGCGTTCGTCCGCGTCTCCAACACCGGACCGCGGATACCGCCCACCGGAGTGAGCCGCCTCTTCGAGCCCTTCCAGCGCATCGGCAGGAAAGCCGACAACGGGCATCACGGGCTCGGTCTGTCGATCGTGCGCTCCATCGCCGCGGCCCACGACGCGACGCTGAACGCGCACGCGCGGGCACAGGGCGGCCTCGTCGTGGAAGTGGGCTTCCCTCTGCGAACGACGGCACCACCGCTGCCGCACGCGCCGTATGCGACGCAGGCGCCGTACGCGCCGTACGCGCAGAACCAGCCGCCGACACCGGTCACCGAGCCTTACGACGCCGGGCCCCGCTCCTTGAGCGCCGCCTCGGAATAG
- a CDS encoding MbtH family protein: protein MPNPFDDENGTFLVLVNDENQHSLWPAFAEVPAGWRTVFGEDTRKACLDYIEENWTDMRPQSLIDEMEKFEAAG, encoded by the coding sequence ATGCCGAACCCGTTCGACGACGAAAACGGTACGTTCCTGGTTCTCGTCAACGACGAGAACCAGCATTCGCTCTGGCCCGCCTTCGCCGAAGTCCCGGCCGGCTGGCGGACCGTGTTCGGAGAAGACACACGGAAGGCCTGCCTGGACTACATCGAGGAGAACTGGACGGACATGCGTCCGCAGAGTCTCATCGACGAGATGGAGAAGTTCGAAGCCGCCGGCTAG
- a CDS encoding response regulator transcription factor, whose product MRVLVAEDQTELADSVARVLRREGMAVDVVYDGEDALERASVVDYDVVVLDRDLPTVHGDEVCGALMAEPARTRVLMLTASGTIADRVEGLSLGADDYLPKPFAYAELVARIRAVARRAQPAVPPILVHGDLRLDPAQRIATRAGHRLALTPKEFGVLEYLLAARGRVVSAEELLERVWDEATDPFTTTVKATINRLRPKLGAPPVIETVPRGGYRI is encoded by the coding sequence GTGCGGGTGCTGGTGGCCGAGGACCAGACCGAACTGGCGGACTCCGTGGCCAGAGTGCTGCGCAGGGAAGGCATGGCCGTCGACGTCGTCTACGACGGAGAGGACGCCCTGGAGCGTGCGTCCGTCGTCGACTACGACGTGGTGGTACTCGACCGCGACCTCCCCACCGTGCACGGCGACGAGGTGTGCGGAGCCCTGATGGCGGAGCCCGCCCGCACGCGAGTCCTCATGCTCACGGCGTCCGGCACCATCGCGGACCGCGTCGAGGGGCTCAGCCTCGGCGCCGACGACTACCTCCCCAAGCCCTTCGCGTACGCCGAACTCGTCGCCCGCATCCGGGCGGTGGCCCGCCGCGCCCAGCCGGCCGTCCCGCCGATCCTCGTCCACGGCGACCTGCGGCTCGACCCCGCCCAGCGGATCGCGACCCGGGCCGGGCACCGACTGGCCCTCACGCCCAAGGAGTTCGGGGTCCTCGAATACCTGCTGGCCGCCCGCGGCCGCGTCGTATCGGCCGAGGAGCTCCTGGAGCGGGTGTGGGACGAGGCGACCGACCCGTTCACCACGACGGTCAAGGCGACCATCAACAGGCTGCGGCCGAAGCTCGGTGCCCCGCCGGTGATCGAGACCGTGCCCCGCGGCGGCTACCGGATCTGA
- a CDS encoding alpha/beta fold hydrolase, with product MPIARINGTRLGYDEYGTGEPVVMVTGTGAPGRMWRTHQVPALTVAGYRVITLDNRGVPPSDPCPEGFTLADMVADVAGLIEHLGDGACRVVGYSLGAIAVQELLLARPDLVHQAVLMATSGRTDALTAAMTAADMELSDAGGKLPPRFAAYVQALQNLSPRTLNDEERLRDWLAVFEMSTVDVTGVRGQLGLQLVPDRLSAYRNIDSRCLVIGFQDDLVIRPHLTREVAQAIPGSVHTEIPGCGHYGYLERPAEVNSAITGFFAGRSPRIAH from the coding sequence ATGCCGATCGCCCGGATCAACGGGACCCGCCTCGGCTACGACGAGTACGGCACCGGGGAGCCGGTCGTCATGGTCACCGGCACCGGCGCGCCCGGCCGCATGTGGCGGACGCACCAGGTGCCGGCCCTCACCGTCGCCGGGTACCGGGTGATCACCCTCGACAACCGAGGCGTCCCGCCGAGCGATCCGTGCCCCGAAGGGTTCACGCTCGCCGACATGGTGGCGGACGTCGCGGGGCTCATCGAGCACCTGGGGGACGGGGCGTGCAGGGTCGTCGGCTACTCGCTCGGCGCGATAGCGGTCCAGGAACTCCTGCTCGCCCGCCCCGACCTCGTCCACCAGGCCGTCCTGATGGCGACGAGCGGCCGCACGGACGCCCTGACCGCCGCGATGACCGCCGCCGACATGGAACTCAGCGACGCCGGCGGCAAACTCCCGCCCCGCTTCGCCGCCTACGTACAGGCCCTCCAGAACCTCTCCCCGCGCACCCTCAACGACGAGGAGCGGCTGCGGGACTGGCTGGCCGTCTTCGAGATGTCCACCGTGGACGTGACGGGCGTACGCGGGCAGCTCGGCCTGCAACTCGTCCCCGACCGGCTGAGCGCGTACCGGAACATCGACAGCCGCTGTCTGGTCATCGGGTTCCAGGACGACCTGGTCATCCGCCCGCACCTCACCCGCGAGGTCGCGCAGGCCATTCCCGGCAGCGTCCATACGGAGATCCCCGGCTGCGGCCACTACGGATATCTGGAGCGACCCGCCGAAGTGAATTCCGCGATCACAGGATTCTTCGCGGGCCGAAGCCCGCGAATTGCGCACTGA